In one window of Hevea brasiliensis isolate MT/VB/25A 57/8 chromosome 10, ASM3005281v1, whole genome shotgun sequence DNA:
- the LOC110670770 gene encoding 2-methylbutanal oxime monooxygenase-like, whose amino-acid sequence MSMATLTSLPPQWLSIVAVFLLPILTLLLFRGKDDNKKKGLKIPPGPGQLPFIGNLHQLSRQPYVDFWKMAKKYGPVVQLQLGRCPTVVLSSTETAKELMKDRDVECCSRPLSVGPGQLSYNFLDVAFSPFSDYWREMRKLFISKLLSMRRVQSFRYAREEQMDKLIEILDGAYPNPVNLTEKVFNMMDGIIGTIAFGRTTYAQQEFRDGFMKVLAATMDMLASFDAENFFPVVGKFIDYLSGALAKRQRTFNNIDRYFQKVIEQHLDPNRPKPETEDIVDVLIGLMKDGSASFKITGDHVKAILMNVFVGGTDTSAVTITWAFSELLKNPKLMKKAQEEVRNAVGPNKRRVEGKEVEKIKYIDCIVKETFRKHPPTPLLIPHFSMRHCKIGGYDIPPGSTIYVNAWAMGKDATIWDNPEEFYPDRFMNSEVDYRGSHFELVPFGAGRRICPGLAMATTAVKYILANLLYGWDYEMPEGQKFEDFPLIEEGGLSVHNKQDIMVIPEKHKWD is encoded by the exons ATGTCTATGGCCACTCTAACCTCACTGCCTCCGCAATGGCTTTCCATTGTTGCAGTCTTTCTCCTTCCAATTCTCACTTTGCTTCTCTTCAGAGGCAAAGACGACAACAAGAAGAAAGGACTCAAAATCCCTCCTGGTCCAGGACAGCTTCCCTTCATTGGCAATCTTCACCAATTGAGTAGACAACCTTACGTCGATTTTTGGAAAATGGCCAAGAAATATGGCCCTGTGGTGCAGCTTCAACTTGGTAGATGCCCAACAGTTGTACTTTCCAGCACTGAAACCGCCAAGGAACTGATGAAAGATCGTGATGTTGAGTGCTGTAGCCGCCCATTATCAGTCGGTCCAGGACAACTGTCTTATAACTTCTTGGATGTTGCTTTTTCTCCTTTCTCAGACTACTGGAGAGAAATGCGTAAGCTCTTCATTTCTAAGCTTCTCAGCATGAGAAGAGTTCAGTCTTTTCGGTATGCAAGGGAGGAACAAATGGACAAATTGATTGAAATCTTGGATGGTGCATATCCAAACCCAGTTAATCTCACTGAAAAAGTTTTCAATATGATGGATGGAATCATTGGTACTATTGCATTTGGAAGGACAACCTATGCCCAGCAAGAGTTTCGGGATGGTTTTATGAAGGTGCTTGCTGCAACCATGGACATGTTGGCTAGCTTCGACGCGGAGAATTTCTTCCCAGTTGTTGGAAAATTTATTGATTATTTGTCAGGGGCTCTTGCTAAGAGGCAGCGGACATTTAATAACATAGATCGCTACTTCCAGAAGGTGATCGAACAGCATCTTGATCCTAATAGGCCTAAACCAGAAACTGAAGATATTGTTGATGTCTTGATCGGGTTGATGAAGGACGGGAGTGCCTCTTTCAAAATCACCGGTGATCACGTCAAGGCAATTCTCATG AATGTATTTGTGGGTGGGACTGATACAAGTGCAGTGACAATAACATGGGCATTCTCAGAGCTACTCAAGAACCCTAAACTGATGAAGAAAGCACAAGAAGAAGTGAGAAACGCTGTTGGTCCGAATAAGAGAAGAGTAGAAGGAAAAGAGGTGGAAAAAATCAAATACATAGACTGCATAGTAAAAGAAACATTTAGGAAGCATCCACCAACGCCACTACTAATCCCACACTTCAGCATGAGGCATTGCAAGATTGGTGGATATGATATTCCCCCAGGATCAACAATTTACGTCAACGCTTGGGCTATGGGAAAAGATGCCACCATCTGGGACAATCCTGAGGAGTTCTACCCAGATAGATTTATGAACAGTGAAGTTGATTACAGAGGGTCTCACTTTGAGTTGGTACCATTTGGAGCTGGTCGCAGGATTTGCCCTGGTTTGGCTATGGCTACAACTGCTGTGAAGTACATATTGGCTAATCTTTTGTATGGGTGGGACTACGAGATGCCTGAAGGACAGAAGTTTGAGGACTTCCCTCTGATTGAGGAAGGTGGACTCTCAGTTCATAACAAACAAGATATCATGGTTATTCCTGAAAAACACAAGTGGGATTGA